DNA from Deltaproteobacteria bacterium:
GCACGAAGGCACATGGAAGAGTTCGGCACCACCCGGGAACAAATGGCCATGGTGGCAGTCAAGAACCGGAAATACGGGGCACTCAATCCCGAGGCGCAACGGACCAGGGCCGTCACGGTGGAAGAGGTCCTGAACGATCGGATGATCTGCGATCCCCTGACTCTCTCCCAATGCTGCCCCCGGGGGGACGGCGCCGCGGCGGTGGTGCTGGCGGCGGAAGGTATCGCACGGCGGTACACCTCGACTCCCATCCGTATCGCCGCATCGGTCCAGGTTTCGGGGACCTACCCGGACGACCGGAGCTACACATTCTTCGACACGGACGTGCGGGCGGCAGCCGCCGCGTACCGGATGGCAGGTCTTGGTCCGGAGGACATCGATCTGGCGGAGGTGCACGACTGTTTCAGCGTCGCGGAGATCGTCCATTACGAGGACCTCGGGTTCTGCAGCAAGGGGGAAGGCGGCCGATTCGTCGAGGAAGGGTCCTCCGAAATCGGCGGAAAGACACCGGTCAACACGAGCGGAGGTCTGCTCTCCAAGGGGCATGTGATCGGCGCGACCGGGATCTCGCAGATCATCGAGCTGGTCCGGCAGCTTCGGGGACAGGCGGGCGAAAGGCAAGTGGAAGGCGCCCGGGTCGCCCTCCAACACAACGGCGGCGGGTTCATCCATACG
Protein-coding regions in this window:
- a CDS encoding thiolase domain-containing protein (Catalyzes the synthesis of acetoacetyl coenzyme A from two molecules of acetyl coenzyme A. It can also act as a thiolase, catalyzing the reverse reaction and generating two-carbon units from the four-carbon product of fatty acid oxidation): MRDVAIVGIGGTRFGNYGDRSIRALGEEACIKAIRDAGMKPRDIQLAYAGNFAQWEWGQGLLIGHAVLRELGLTQIPITRVENGCATRSNAFREAWYKVATGACDIALAFGVEQMTVVGSEKILSVFMGRQHAERDGEMGNSAPGLFALLARRHMEEFGTTREQMAMVAVKNRKYGALNPEAQRTRAVTVEEVLNDRMICDPLTLSQCCPRGDGAAAVVLAAEGIARRYTSTPIRIAASVQVSGTYPDDRSYTFFDTDVRAAAAAYRMAGLGPEDIDLAEVHDCFSVAEIVHYEDLGFCSKGEGGRFVEEGSSEIGGKTPVNTSGGLLSKGHVIGATGISQIIELVRQLRGQAGERQVEGARVALQHNGGGFIHTDTASCFIHILRK